From a region of the Neodiprion fabricii isolate iyNeoFabr1 chromosome 7, iyNeoFabr1.1, whole genome shotgun sequence genome:
- the LOC124187031 gene encoding zinc finger BED domain-containing protein 5-like, with translation MASDSGSVHSDSNEEKRLKKPQKKPYALKYMSSWEKDPLMEKWLARSKINERHFHCKVCNADYTTVGGRSNLLKHRKSSKHVQRATTLRKQPVINNQSFKRERQVSHQIKYSEIRIAAFMVEHNIALNTADHLTKLIKATSPDSEVAKGISCSRTKCTKIVQNVTGYSQFEQIVQCLQTTKFSLLVDESTDVSATKHLALVVRFFNNGRINDVFLALIPTPIVTAQALYDHVIAFFKKHNIPYKSKMIGFASDGASNMFGTHHSLSVLLKKDTPHLFLMKCICHSFALCANYACEKLPRVIEDIARDVFNYIQHSYKRLSVLKQFQEFLGLKPHKLLHPSQTRWLSLLQVVKRLLEQYDALILFFTDAVYEDKVLAADMILSRLKEKYAKIYLQFLEYVLPYFTNLNLEMQSEETKIHQLYSRVSTVYKTLLNCFLKSDYVRNTAVERIVFDNPHNFVVIEEVYLGAKVTASISNGSHGLSLEQLSDFRLRCLQFYIEACKQLVKRFNFQDPNLQVFKELGFLDPTQMRSHNSIAPLA, from the coding sequence ATGGCGTCGGACAGTGGCAGCGTTCATTCTGATTCTAATGAAgaaaaacgtttaaaaaaacCCCAAAAAAAACCTTACGCCCTGAAGTATATGTCATCATGGGAAAAGGATCCCTTAATGGAAAAATGGCTGGCAAGAAGCAAGATAAATGAACGTCACTTTCACTGTAAAGTATGCAATGCTGACTACACTACTGTTGGTGGGAGATCAAATTTGCTCAAGCACAGGAAGTCTTCTAAACACGTACAGCGAGCCACCACTTTGAGGAAACAACCCGTTATTAATAATCAGAGCTTCAAGAGAGAAAGACAGGTATCGCATCAGATAAAGTATTCCGAAATCAGAATCGCAGCATTCATGGTAGAGCATAATATTGCCTTGAATACAGCTGATCACCTGACAAAATTGATTAAAGCTACAAGTCCTGATTCTGAGGTAGCTAAGGGTATCAGTTGCAGCAGAACAAAGTGCACTAAAATAGTGCAAAATGTCACAGGTTATAGTCAGTTTGAACAAATTGTGCAGTGTCTCCAAACAACCAAGTTTTCACTTCTTGTTGATGAATCCACAGACGTCAGCGCAACAAAGCACTTGGCACTAGTAGtcagattttttaacaatgGTCGGATAAATGATGTGTTTCTTGCCCTAATTCCTACACCAATTGTGACTGCCCAAGCTCTGTATGATCACGTTAtcgcttttttcaaaaagcaTAATATCCCATATAAATCGAAAATGATTGGTTTTGCAAGTGACGGTGCAAGTAATATGTTCGGAACTCATCACTCTCTGTCCGTCTTGTTGAAAAAAGACACACCGCACTTGTTTTTAATGAAATGCATCTGCCATTCTTTTGCATTATGTGCTAATTATGCGTGTGAAAAATTACCACGTGTAATCGAAGATATCGCCAGAGATGTATTCAACTATATCCAACATAGTTACAAGAGGCTCTCTGTGCTTAAACAATTCCAAGAGTTCTTGGGCCTGAAGCCTCACAAACTTCTTCACCCTTCACAAACCAGGTGGCTTTCATTGCTACAAGTAGTGAAAAGATTGCTCGAACAGTACGATGCGCTCATTTTGTTCTTTACTGATGCAGTTTATGAGGATAAAGTTCTAGCAGCAGACATGATTTTAAGCAGATTAAAAGAAAAGTATGCTAAAATTTACCTCCAATTCTTGGAATATGTACTGCCATATTTTACCAACCTAAATCTTGAAATGCAGTCGGAGGAAACAAAAATCCATCAACTCTATTCACGTGTGTCTACGGTATACAAGACGCTGCTGAACTGCTTCCTTAAGAGTGACTATGTTAGAAACACTGCTGTAGAAAGAATTGTGTTTGATAATCCGCATAATTTCGTTGTGATAGAAGAGGTCTACCTTGGTGCAAAAGTTACTGCGTCCATATCAAATGGTTCTCATGGACTAAGTTTGGAACAACTTTCAGATTTCCGTCTCAGATGTCTCCAATTTTACATTGAAGCCTGCAAACAACTGGTCAAGCGGTTCAATTTCCAAGACCCTAATCTCCAAGTGTTCAAAGAATTAGGCTTCTTAGATCCGACGCAAATGAGGTCACACAACTCCATCGCTCCtcttgcataa